The following are encoded in a window of Borrelia coriaceae genomic DNA:
- a CDS encoding DUF226 domain-containing protein, translating to MENVLERLKKKKLEIKEKRNKSIFLHIENNNSRTLYHTKVMTDFYTFAINKNQQHKFFIAFRGLFDREKINEFHLFSLRDNDRFLGIFYGYRKPIKNVIRKYEENGIMKASKFSKIYYIEFRFKKGSVFCYLIGIAYLLRKEKANKKYYNSLVETFLRLEEQVYDFYNKKLPDGGLINKWIRKNQK from the coding sequence ATGGAAAATGTATTGGAACGTCTCAAAAAAAAGAAACTAGAGATTAAGGAAAAAAGGAACAAATCCATTTTTTTACATATAGAGAATAATAACAGCAGAACATTATATCATACAAAGGTTATGACAGATTTTTACACATTTGCCATCAATAAAAACCAACAGCATAAATTTTTCATCGCCTTTAGAGGATTATTTGATAGAGAAAAAATAAATGAATTTCATTTGTTTTCTCTAAGAGACAATGATAGATTTTTAGGAATTTTTTATGGATATAGAAAACCAATAAAAAACGTGATTAGAAAATACGAAGAAAATGGTATCATGAAGGCATCCAAGTTTTCTAAAATCTATTACATAGAATTTAGATTTAAAAAAGGTAGCGTGTTTTGTTATCTTATAGGAATTGCTTATTTGCTTAGAAAAGAAAAAGCTAATAAAAAGTACTACAACTCTTTAGTTGAAACATTTTTGAGACTGGAGGAACAAGTATACGATTTTTACAATAAAAAGTTACCAGATGGAGGTCTTATAAATAAATGGATACGAAAAAACCAAAAATAA
- a CDS encoding variable large family protein — translation MKINIKNIRLKNICAILFISLFLSCNNGIEELGERNNFLSSLASLGNDFLSVFTSFGDSLGGVLAFKPDTAKKSDVADYFKNIHNAVKDTKDKLNTIVDNMKAKDNPNAEAVKTKVDELIKAKLDRIIEGANEALKGTGGSEFIGNVAIQEKGGAAGDIVSLVNGIKSIVDIVLKNNEGKHNAGDGKKASGNVEERVGKSANDEAGKLFDDSGTNSGIGSTTHDAKKVAADAAKAVGAVTGADILKAMVEKNGDVTGAGAKDATIAGAIALRAMIRDGKFPGVASRASSDNTDYTAIMKGVAVSAVNKALNTLTIAIRKTIDEGLKTVKYAMNINANVTPVTTESAVTAK, via the coding sequence ATGAAAATAAATATTAAAAATATTAGATTAAAAAATATTTGTGCAATATTATTTATCTCTCTATTCCTTTCTTGTAATAATGGAATAGAAGAACTTGGGGAAAGAAATAACTTCTTGTCCTCACTTGCTAGTTTAGGTAATGACTTCTTATCTGTCTTCACTTCTTTTGGGGATTCACTTGGTGGTGTTTTAGCTTTTAAGCCTGATACTGCTAAAAAGTCTGATGTTGCAGATTACTTTAAGAATATTCATAATGCCGTAAAAGACACTAAGGATAAGCTTAATACAATTGTTGATAATATGAAAGCCAAAGATAATCCTAATGCAGAGGCTGTTAAAACAAAAGTAGACGAACTAATTAAGGCTAAACTTGATAGGATCATTGAGGGTGCAAATGAGGCTTTGAAGGGTACTGGTGGTAGTGAATTTATTGGTAATGTTGCTATTCAGGAGAAAGGTGGTGCTGCTGGAGATATTGTTAGTTTGGTAAATGGCATTAAGAGTATAGTAGATATAGTGCTTAAAAATAATGAAGGAAAACATAATGCTGGGGACGGTAAAAAAGCTAGTGGTAATGTTGAAGAGAGAGTTGGCAAGAGTGCTAATGATGAAGCAGGAAAGTTATTTGATGATTCTGGTACTAATTCTGGAATTGGCTCTACTACTCATGATGCAAAAAAGGTAGCAGCAGATGCAGCTAAGGCAGTAGGAGCAGTAACAGGTGCTGACATACTGAAAGCTATGGTTGAGAAAAATGGTGATGTGACTGGAGCTGGGGCTAAAGATGCAACTATTGCAGGTGCTATAGCATTAAGAGCTATGATTAGAGATGGAAAATTCCCTGGTGTTGCTTCTAGGGCTTCTAGTGATAATACTGATTATACAGCTATAATGAAAGGTGTAGCAGTGAGTGCGGTGAATAAGGCGCTAAATACATTGACTATAGCAATAAGAAAAACAATAGATGAAGGACTTAAGACAGTTAAATATGCTATGAACATAAATGCTAATGTTACTCCTGTAACTACA
- a CDS encoding ParA family protein, whose amino-acid sequence MDTKKPKIITIASIKGGVGKSTSALIFATLLAKEYKVLLIDMDTQASVTSYFYDQLEAQNLDLTERNIYEVLIDKININAPIIKISDNLSLLPSYLNLHFFHNDNIAFKELRFKQSLKLLHRVYDYIIIDTSPSLDIILTNALVCSHYIIVPMTAERWSFESLEILEFFLRKLKFNIPVFVLVTRFKKNNTRKNLLVMIKEKVDFLGIVSEREDLNKRIAQNDAFDLNKDYIKEYQKAIYEFFRSTEKIKEINCEY is encoded by the coding sequence ATGGATACGAAAAAACCAAAAATAATAACTATTGCATCAATTAAAGGCGGTGTTGGAAAAAGTACAAGTGCTCTTATATTTGCAACTCTTTTGGCAAAAGAATATAAAGTTCTTCTAATCGACATGGATACTCAGGCTTCAGTTACTAGTTATTTTTATGATCAATTAGAAGCCCAAAATTTGGACCTTACAGAACGCAATATTTATGAAGTATTAATTGATAAAATCAATATAAATGCGCCAATTATTAAAATAAGTGATAATTTAAGTTTATTGCCAAGTTATTTAAACTTACATTTTTTTCACAATGACAATATTGCTTTTAAAGAGTTGAGATTCAAACAAAGTTTAAAGTTGTTACATCGTGTGTATGATTATATAATAATTGATACAAGTCCTAGTTTGGATATTATTTTAACCAATGCCTTAGTTTGTAGTCATTATATAATAGTCCCAATGACAGCTGAGCGATGGTCGTTTGAAAGCTTAGAGATATTAGAATTCTTTTTAAGAAAATTAAAGTTTAATATACCCGTTTTTGTTTTGGTAACCCGGTTTAAAAAGAATAATACTCGTAAGAATTTATTGGTCATGATAAAAGAAAAAGTTGATTTTTTGGGAATTGTATCTGAAAGGGAAGATTTAAATAAGAGAATTGCACAAAATGATGCTTTTGATTTGAACAAAGATTATATAAAAGAATATCAGAAGGCTATTTACGAGTTTTTCCGTAGTACGGAAAAAATAAAGGAGATTAATTGTGAATATTAA
- a CDS encoding chromosome replication/partitioning protein, whose product MNIKITKRVIENKHQDLINLEDKNKIAKYYLSLKERLVFNFQKEILNKIESMKILKEIKDNEYYKLDGYKSFEEFTKNYRIAKTQAYEYLKIANAMEAGLIEEQDIIENGIHDIILSLRNKEGINIRQSRQALIKPLKLQLKSQESYDFYRQDLNFASFLMDELFRNKKDLLGEFMKKFKTFKV is encoded by the coding sequence GTGAATATTAAAATAACCAAACGTGTTATTGAAAATAAACATCAAGATTTAATTAATTTAGAGGATAAAAACAAAATAGCAAAATATTATCTTTCTCTGAAAGAGAGATTAGTATTCAATTTTCAAAAAGAAATACTTAATAAAATAGAGAGTATGAAGATTTTAAAAGAGATAAAAGATAATGAGTATTATAAGTTGGATGGATATAAAAGTTTTGAAGAATTTACTAAAAATTATAGAATTGCTAAAACACAGGCTTATGAATATTTAAAAATAGCAAACGCTATGGAAGCAGGTTTGATCGAGGAACAAGATATTATTGAAAATGGTATCCATGATATTATCCTCTCTTTGAGGAATAAAGAAGGAATAAATATTAGACAATCAAGACAAGCTTTAATAAAACCATTAAAATTGCAACTTAAAAGTCAAGAAAGTTATGATTTTTATAGGCAAGATTTAAACTTTGCAAGTTTCTTAATGGATGAATTATTTAGAAATAAAAAAGATTTGCTTGGAGAATTTATGAAAAAATTTAAAACTTTTAAAGTCTAA
- a CDS encoding plasmid maintenance protein, protein MKSTKEYQHKLIVLISTLSYINSKSKQYTQSNILYYFNNNMKKNDQKEVKLKTLQSYLYKLSKILGVTINYHRHLGVNMGTEIHYKLKYNKKKCYRIINKYFKEKKEERHKNRVNSYFKKNYNKNSSVEKWECYNNINNKIEERQKNAKYIEELQIEKYAKKCHFRSNAFLSILNLEVGKFFKIEALKAIKVAENNIHRKTDNTRTISKLKFKQKQLNKILDKTKTNLKNEGYESKQLTVQIQKIYEKYKHKPHFIIENDKYNDLAKEIENLRKIVEYTKKNKKEDKKNIRDNVFSILLEQLKHKVDISILIPILKNYLNEQNRLEYCKVINKHYYYELLRTISNNKDYLRSVKSDKVTS, encoded by the coding sequence ATGAAGAGTACAAAAGAATACCAACACAAATTAATCGTTTTAATATCTACACTAAGTTACATAAATTCAAAATCCAAACAATACACTCAAAGCAACATACTTTATTACTTTAACAACAATATGAAAAAAAATGATCAAAAAGAAGTTAAACTTAAAACACTACAAAGCTATCTTTATAAATTAAGCAAGATATTGGGAGTGACAATCAATTATCACAGACATTTGGGTGTGAACATGGGAACCGAAATTCATTACAAACTTAAATACAATAAAAAAAAATGCTACCGTATAATAAACAAATATTTCAAAGAAAAAAAAGAGGAGAGACACAAAAATCGTGTCAATTCATATTTCAAAAAGAATTACAATAAAAATAGTAGTGTAGAGAAATGGGAGTGTTATAATAATATTAATAATAAAATAGAAGAAAGACAAAAAAACGCAAAATATATAGAAGAACTACAAATAGAAAAATACGCCAAGAAATGTCATTTTAGATCAAATGCTTTCTTATCTATTTTAAACCTAGAAGTAGGAAAATTTTTTAAAATAGAAGCGTTAAAGGCGATTAAAGTAGCCGAAAACAACATACACAGAAAGACTGACAATACTAGAACAATAAGTAAACTAAAATTTAAACAGAAACAATTAAATAAAATATTGGATAAAACAAAGACTAATCTAAAAAATGAAGGGTATGAAAGCAAACAGTTAACAGTACAAATACAAAAAATATATGAAAAATATAAGCACAAACCACACTTTATCATAGAAAATGACAAATACAATGATCTAGCAAAGGAAATAGAAAATCTTAGGAAAATAGTTGAATATACCAAAAAGAATAAAAAAGAAGATAAAAAGAATATTAGAGACAATGTATTTAGCATACTTCTTGAACAATTAAAACACAAAGTGGATATTAGTATTTTAATACCAATATTAAAAAATTATTTAAATGAACAAAACAGATTAGAATATTGCAAAGTAATTAATAAGCATTACTATTACGAGTTATTGAGGACAATAAGTAATAATAAAGATTATTTACGATCAGTAAAATCTGATAAAGTTACCAGTTAA
- a CDS encoding variable large family protein: MKINIKNIKVRNICATLFISLFLSCNNGMEDLEKKNQFLSSLANLGNDFLSIFTSFGDSLGGVLAFDKTTTKCKVGDYFKKVKETVEGIKGKLNTIVENMKKEGNPNLSGTETAVNNLVTNTLDKIIKGAETVSEALKGVDASELIGNVAPGGASGNAKGAAGDGVNSLVNGIKSIVGVVLKDRGDPIAGDNKKAETLEARNGTDGEAGKLFSTDNAGAAADNAKKAAADAATKAVGAVTGADILQAMIKDNGDAAALAKSKSNNAQINNGLDNKNDAIIAGAIVLRAMAKGGKFANTSHSATLEAVDVVKGAAVSAVTKVLDTLTMAIRKTIDKGLKTVKEAMNISSEAAPIISEAVTVVK; encoded by the coding sequence ATGAAAATAAATATTAAAAATATTAAAGTAAGAAATATTTGTGCAACATTATTTATCTCTTTATTCCTTTCTTGTAATAATGGAATGGAAGACCTTGAGAAGAAAAATCAATTCTTATCCTCACTTGCTAATTTAGGTAATGACTTCTTATCTATCTTCACTTCTTTTGGGGATTCACTTGGTGGTGTTTTAGCTTTTGATAAGACTACTACAAAGTGTAAGGTTGGAGATTATTTTAAAAAAGTAAAAGAAACTGTAGAAGGAATTAAAGGTAAGCTTAATACAATTGTTGAGAACATGAAAAAAGAAGGTAATCCTAATCTTTCTGGAACAGAGACTGCTGTAAATAACTTAGTGACTAATACACTTGATAAGATAATTAAAGGAGCTGAGACTGTTAGTGAGGCTTTAAAAGGTGTTGATGCTAGTGAACTAATTGGTAATGTTGCTCCTGGTGGTGCAAGTGGAAATGCTAAAGGTGCTGCTGGAGATGGGGTTAATAGCCTGGTAAATGGAATTAAGTCAATTGTAGGTGTAGTACTTAAAGATAGAGGTGATCCTATTGCTGGGGATAACAAAAAGGCTGAAACTCTTGAAGCAAGAAATGGTACTGATGGTGAAGCAGGTAAATTATTTTCTACTGACAATGCTGGTGCTGCTGCTGACAATGCAAAGAAGGCCGCAGCCGATGCAGCAACAAAAGCTGTTGGAGCAGTAACAGGTGCTGACATATTACAAGCTATGATTAAAGATAATGGTGATGCTGCTGCGTTAGCTAAGAGTAAGTCCAATAATGCTCAGATTAATAATGGGTTGGATAATAAAAATGATGCGATTATAGCAGGAGCCATTGTATTAAGAGCAATGGCTAAGGGTGGTAAATTTGCTAATACTAGTCATTCTGCTACACTTGAGGCTGTTGATGTAGTTAAGGGAGCAGCAGTAAGTGCAGTAACTAAGGTATTAGATACTTTGACTATGGCAATAAGGAAAACAATTGATAAGGGGCTTAAGACAGTTAAAGAAGCAATGAACATTAGTTCTGAGGCTGCTCCTATAATTAGTGAAGCTGTTACTGTTGTTAAATAA